One segment of Theobroma cacao cultivar B97-61/B2 chromosome 9, Criollo_cocoa_genome_V2, whole genome shotgun sequence DNA contains the following:
- the LOC18588249 gene encoding protein TIFY 10A has translation MSCSPEFMGQKSARSPDKPSFTQTCSLLSQYLKEKGSFGDLTLGMTCNVEANGTPETLRPTMNLFPVNENSGDVSGRNLAAARNLRSMDLFPQQAGFSSPASKDDGLKRVDSSVNSMNKSTAGEPQTAQMTIFYGGQVIVFNDFPADKAKEIMLLASKGSSQNNSFNPNPAKTNVSFTSSIARSPVEPVVGVPPTSNVVPNFINNATQECIQSAQRPIPGDLPIARRASLHRFLEKRKDRITTRAPYQISSSRASPSKPGDSMSWLGLAAQSPQ, from the exons ATGTCTTGTTCACCGGAATTCATGGGTCAGAAATCGGCTAGGTCACCGGATAAGCCAAGCTTTACTCAAACTTGTAGCTTGTTGAGTCAGTACTTGAAGGAGAAAGGTAGCTTTGGAGATCTAACTCTGGGAATGACATGCAACGTGGAAGCTAATG GGACACCGGAGACCCTGCGTCCTACCATGAATTTGTTTCCTGTCAATGAGAACTCAGGTGATGTTAGTGGCCGAAACCTTGCAGCTGCTCGGAACTTGAGATCCATGGATTTGTTCCCTCAGCAAGCTGGTTTTTCATCACCAGCTTCTAAGGATGATGGTCTGAAAAGGGTTGATTCTAGTGTTAACAGCATGAACAAATCTACCGCAGGGGAGCCTCAAACTGCACAGATGACTATCTTTTATGGTGGACAAGTGATTGTGTTCAATGATTTTCCAGCTGACAAAGCTAAGGAAATCATGCTTTTAGCTAGCAAGGGAAGCTCCCAAAACAACAGCTTCAACCCCAATCCTGCCAAGACAAATGTCTCCTTTACTTCTAGCATTGCTAGAAGTCCAGTTGAACCTGTCGTTGGAGTTCCTCCTACCTCAAATGTGGTTCCTAATTTCATAAACAATGCAACTCAAGAATGCATTCAATCTGCTCAGCGACCCATTCCTGGTG ATCTACCAATTGCAAGGAGAGCTTCACTCCATCGGTTCCTAGAGAAGAGAAAGGATAG GATCACCACAAGAGCACCGTATCAGATAAGTAGCTCCAGGGCATCTCCTTCCAAGCCAGGCGACAGCATGTCTTGGCTGGGTTTGGCCGCTCAATCACCGCAGTAG
- the LOC18588250 gene encoding probable polygalacturonase: MVETLPVGRFQLQQHRLELKRWAPAFLSSHKTLFSVLWIAAFASVFLWQRNIVGDGFSIFGKAGPGRPMPKTRPFALNLTDFGAVGDGVTVNTAAFERAVLAISKLGKRGGAQLNVPPGKWLTAPFNLTSHMTLFLAEDAEILGIEDERQWPLMPPLPSYGYGREHHGPRYGSLIHGQNLKDVVITGHNGTINGQGQSWWKKYRQKLLNHTRGPLVQIMWSSDIVISNITLRDSPFWTFHPYDCKNVTVRNVTILAPIFEAPNTDGIDPDSCDDVVIEDCYISVGDDAIAIKSGWDQYGISYGRPSRNILIRNLIVRSMVSAGVSIGSEMSGGVSNVTVENLLVWSSRRAVRIKTAVGRGGYVRHITYRNLTFDNTRVGIVIKTDYNEHPDDDFDRKALPILEDISFIGIHGQGVRVPVRIHGSEDIPVRNVMFRDMSVGITYKKKHIFQCSFVQGRVIGTIFPAPCENLDRYDEEERLVKRSGSQNVTDIDYDI, encoded by the exons ATGGTGGAGACCTTGCCGGTTGGGCGGTTTCAGTTACAACAACATAGGCTGGAACTTAAGAGATGGGCTCCGGCATTCCTTTCTTCACATAAAACTCTATTTTCTGTCCTCTGGATCGCGGCTTTCGCTTCGGTCTTTCTATGGCAACGGAATATTGTTGGGGATGGGTTCTCGATATTCGGCAAAGCTGGACCTGGCCGGCCGATGCCCAAGACGCGGCCTTTCGCGCTTAATTTGACTGATTTTGGTGCGGTCGGGGATGGGGTCACGGTTAATACGGCGGCGTTTGAGAGGGCTGTCCTGGCGATCTCGAAGCTTGGGAAGAGAGGAGGTGCTCAGCTCAACGTGCCGCCTGGGAAGTGGCTTACGGCGCCGTTTAATCTCACTAGTCATATGACTTTGTTTCTAGCTGAGGATGCGGAGATTCTTGGAATCGAG GACGAGAGGCAATGGCCATTAATGCCTCCATTGCCTTCATATGGATACGGAAGAGAGCATCATGGACCTCGGTACGGGAGTTTAATCCATGGCCAAAACCTCAAAGATGTTGTTATAACTG GGCATAATGGTACCATAAATGGACAGGGTCAATCATGGTGGAAGAAGTATCGCCAAAAGCTACTCAATCACACCAGGGGTCCACTTGTGCAGATAATGTGGTCAAGTGATATTGTGATCTCTAATATAACCTTACGTGATTCTCCCTTTTGGACTTTTCATCCATATGACTGCAAGAATGTAACAGTCAGGAATGTTACCATCCTGGCTCCCATTTTTGAAGCCCCAAATACTGATGGAATTGATCCTG ATTCATGTGATGATGTGGTAATCGAGGATTGCTACATAAGTGTTGGGGATGATGCAATTGCAATAAAGAGTGGCTGGGATCAATACGGCATATCTTATGGACGACCTTCAAGGAACATTCTTATCCGAAACCTCATTGTCCGCTCCATGGTCAG TGCTGGCGTATCAATAGGCAGCGAGATGTCTGGTGGGGTATCTAATGTCACTGTGGAGAACCTCCTTGTCTGGAGTTCTCGGCGTGCAGTTCGAATCAAGACTGCTGTTGGAAGAGGTGGATATGTTAGACATATAACATACCGGAATCTGACATTTGATAATACCCGAGTTGGAATTGTTATTAAGACAGACTACAACGAGCACcctgatgatgattttgaccGAAAGGCTCTGCCAATACTTGAGGACATAAGCTTCATTGGGATACATGGTCAAGGAGTTCGTGTTCCTGTTCGTATACATGGTAGTGAAGATATTCCTGTGAGAAACGTGATGTTTAGGGATATGTCCGTGGGGATAACATATAAGAAGAAGCATATATTCCAGTGTTCCTTTGTTCAAGGCCGCGTAATAGGGACCATCTTCCCTGCTCCTTGTGAAAACCTTGATAGATACGATGAAGAGGAAAGACTTGTGAAGCGCTCAGGATCCCAGAATGTAACGGATATAGATTATGACATATGA